In the Streptobacillus moniliformis DSM 12112 genome, one interval contains:
- a CDS encoding GntR family transcriptional regulator — protein MKENEHFYYSIYEEFKENILNGKFMPGDRLESERSLSQRYGVSRNTIRSTLNLLEKDGYIFKVQGKGNFIASQKMNQNLNTFYSFYENIKSAGKEPKSEIVFHKIMKANFKLSEIFRIPLNSKIIYFERLRFMDNDPIIFEKTYLPMYRFNGFNPLELNNKSMYNIFENEYGIIFSKAIETLKPILISDKKEKNLLNLKKTSLGMNIIRTTYEKEKIIEYTVSNIKNDVFEYRITLNKGW, from the coding sequence ATGAAGGAAAACGAACATTTCTATTATTCTATATATGAAGAATTTAAGGAAAATATTTTAAATGGTAAATTTATGCCTGGAGATAGACTTGAATCTGAAAGAAGCTTATCTCAAAGATATGGCGTTAGCAGAAATACTATACGTTCAACTCTAAATTTACTTGAAAAGGATGGATATATTTTTAAAGTTCAAGGTAAGGGAAACTTTATTGCTAGCCAAAAAATGAATCAAAATCTTAATACTTTCTATAGTTTTTATGAAAATATTAAATCAGCAGGTAAAGAACCTAAATCAGAAATAGTTTTTCATAAAATTATGAAAGCTAATTTCAAACTTTCAGAAATTTTTAGAATACCTCTAAATTCAAAAATAATATATTTTGAAAGATTGCGTTTCATGGATAATGATCCAATAATATTTGAAAAAACTTATCTACCAATGTATAGATTTAATGGTTTTAATCCTCTTGAATTAAATAATAAATCTATGTATAATATCTTTGAAAATGAATATGGAATTATTTTTTCTAAGGCAATAGAAACTTTAAAACCTATACTTATTTCTGATAAAAAAGAGAAAAATTTACTTAATTTAAAGAAAACTAGTTTAGGAATGAATATAATTAGAACTACATATGAAAAAGAAAAAATAATTGAATATACCGTATCAAATATCAAAAATGATGTTTTTGAATATAGAATAACATTAAATAAAGGATGGTAA
- a CDS encoding type I phosphomannose isomerase catalytic subunit — protein MRLYPLKFEKVLIPKVWGGKNLEKELGIKLPDDRNYGESWEVSSHFNGMSIVANGYLKGKSLQELFEEYKGKLVGEKIYENHPDRFPLLIKYLDVNDRLSIQVHPSDEVALKKHNELGKYESWYIMYASDDAKLIMGMKPGYDKESFLEKTRKNDFTDMFEEISVKTGDMIDVTPGTVHASLEGSVIFAEIQENSDITYRIYDFDRLENGRLRELHLEDAAEVIDFSLKPKVLNTNFKDGEFRKNISNTPYYSIDKIKIENSFEDIDKDMMIYSILEGDGKIISDVETIDVKKGETLLIPANVKINIEGKLEILRSLAK, from the coding sequence ATGAGACTATATCCATTGAAATTTGAAAAAGTATTAATACCTAAAGTTTGGGGAGGAAAAAATTTAGAAAAAGAATTGGGTATAAAATTACCAGATGATAGAAATTATGGAGAATCATGGGAAGTTTCATCTCATTTTAATGGTATGAGCATAGTGGCTAATGGTTATCTTAAAGGAAAGAGCTTGCAAGAATTGTTTGAGGAATATAAAGGGAAATTAGTTGGAGAAAAAATATATGAAAATCATCCAGATAGATTTCCTTTATTGATAAAATATTTAGATGTAAATGATAGATTATCTATACAAGTTCATCCAAGTGATGAAGTTGCATTAAAAAAACATAATGAACTTGGTAAATATGAATCTTGGTATATTATGTATGCAAGTGATGATGCTAAATTAATTATGGGTATGAAACCAGGATATGATAAAGAAAGCTTTTTAGAAAAAACAAGAAAAAATGATTTTACTGATATGTTTGAAGAAATATCTGTCAAAACAGGTGATATGATAGATGTAACACCTGGGACAGTTCATGCTAGTCTTGAAGGTTCTGTAATATTTGCAGAAATACAAGAAAATTCGGATATTACATATAGAATATATGATTTTGATAGATTAGAGAATGGGAGGTTAAGAGAATTACATTTAGAAGATGCAGCAGAGGTTATAGATTTCTCATTAAAACCTAAAGTGCTTAATACTAATTTTAAAGATGGAGAATTTAGAAAAAATATTTCAAATACACCATATTACTCTATTGATAAGATAAAAATAGAAAATAGCTTTGAAGATATAGATAAGGATATGATGATTTATTCTATACTTGAAGGTGATGGAAAAATAATAAGTGATGTGGAAACTATAGATGTAAAAAAAGGAGAAACTTTACTTATTCCAGCTAATGTAAAAATTAATATAGAAGGTAAATTAGAAATTTTAAGAAGTTTAGCTAAGTAG
- a CDS encoding Y-family DNA polymerase: MDVKEEKVYACIDFKSFYASVECAERNLDPFTTNLVVADETRGNGAVTLAITPYMKKQGVKNRCRIFQIPEDIEYIKAMPRMKLYMKYSAEIYAIYLRYIAPEDIYIYSIDECFIELTPYLKLYNMRAKDIVIMIKNAIFEEMKIPSSAGIGTNLFLAKVALDVVAKKVKDEIGMLDLNRFKKYIWKHRPITDIWNIGKGIAKRLEKYGVYDLYSLSLMDEEILYNEFGENALFLIEHSHGIEPCTIAEIKAYKSKTKSISNSQILFDDYNFEDAKMIMLEMLDNLVLELVAFNYTIDNIYLGVRYSGIDKKRVSGSKKIGIRTNSFRKLSKIYTEFFNEKVDKSLKIKQITLSLNNVLEDAWIQKEIFDETHLDEKNEKAQKAILEIKEKFGKNAILKGRSINEKSTAKARNKLIGGHNG, translated from the coding sequence ATGGATGTAAAGGAAGAAAAAGTGTATGCATGTATAGATTTTAAAAGTTTTTATGCTTCTGTTGAATGTGCAGAAAGAAATTTAGATCCTTTTACAACTAATCTTGTTGTGGCAGATGAAACTAGAGGTAATGGAGCTGTAACCCTTGCAATAACTCCGTATATGAAAAAACAGGGAGTTAAAAATAGATGTAGAATTTTTCAAATACCTGAAGATATAGAATATATAAAAGCTATGCCTAGAATGAAACTATATATGAAATATTCCGCTGAAATATATGCAATATATTTAAGATATATAGCTCCAGAAGATATATACATATATTCTATAGATGAATGTTTTATAGAACTCACTCCTTATTTAAAACTATATAACATGAGGGCTAAAGATATAGTAATAATGATAAAAAATGCTATTTTTGAAGAAATGAAGATACCATCTAGTGCAGGAATAGGAACTAATCTTTTTTTAGCTAAAGTAGCATTAGATGTGGTTGCTAAAAAGGTAAAAGATGAAATAGGAATGTTGGATTTAAATAGATTTAAAAAATATATATGGAAGCATAGACCTATTACAGATATATGGAATATAGGAAAGGGGATAGCTAAAAGATTAGAAAAATATGGTGTTTATGACCTGTATTCACTCTCTTTAATGGATGAAGAAATTCTTTATAATGAATTTGGAGAAAATGCTCTGTTTTTAATAGAACATTCACATGGAATTGAACCTTGTACTATAGCAGAAATAAAAGCATATAAATCAAAGACTAAATCAATTTCAAATTCACAGATATTATTTGATGACTATAACTTTGAAGATGCTAAAATGATTATGCTTGAAATGCTTGATAATTTAGTTTTAGAACTTGTTGCCTTTAACTATACTATAGATAATATCTATTTAGGAGTAAGATATAGCGGTATAGATAAAAAAAGAGTTAGTGGAAGTAAAAAGATTGGGATAAGAACTAATTCATTTAGAAAGTTATCTAAAATTTATACTGAGTTTTTTAATGAAAAAGTTGATAAAAGTTTAAAAATTAAGCAGATAACTTTATCTCTTAATAATGTATTAGAAGATGCTTGGATACAAAAAGAGATTTTTGATGAAACTCATTTAGATGAAAAAAATGAAAAAGCTCAAAAAGCAATATTAGAAATTAAAGAAAAATTTGGGAAAAATGCAATTCTCAAAGGAAGAAGTATAAATGAAAAATCAACGGCTAAGGCTAGAAATAAACTAATAGGAGGTCATAATGGATAG
- the ilvA gene encoding threonine ammonia-lyase: MIKLDDIKKANENIKNSIKRTPLIECPLLNHITGANVYLKLENLQKTGSFKARGAINKIMHLTEEEKKRGVIASSAGNHAQGVALGASQAGIKATIVMPKFAPISKILATKSYGAEVILEGETFNDAYEHALKVQKENDYVFLHAFDDDEIIAGQGTIGLEIFEDLENVDVVLCPVGGGGIMGGIAVALKTLKPNVKLIGVEAANMPSMKKALENNGPLLVTGPQTIADGIAVGRVGNRTHEIFKDLIDDIVIVDEDEIAQAILFLMEKSKVVAEGAGATALAAVLANKVDVKGLNVAIVISGGNIDITNIEKIVNRAQIIQNKRAKLNILIKDMVGELSKLTKIISEEHTNILYLNQTRYSNNLKINEQLLEIVIECVDSNHLQGLLNKLTENNFKYTLV; the protein is encoded by the coding sequence ATGATTAAATTAGATGATATAAAAAAGGCAAATGAGAATATTAAAAATTCTATTAAAAGAACTCCTCTTATTGAGTGTCCACTACTAAATCATATTACTGGAGCTAATGTATATTTAAAACTTGAAAACTTACAAAAAACAGGTTCTTTTAAAGCTAGAGGAGCAATAAATAAGATAATGCATCTAACAGAAGAAGAAAAAAAACGTGGTGTAATTGCTTCATCTGCTGGAAACCATGCACAAGGAGTTGCTCTTGGTGCTAGTCAAGCTGGAATTAAAGCAACTATAGTAATGCCTAAATTTGCACCTATATCTAAAATTCTTGCAACTAAAAGCTATGGAGCAGAAGTAATACTTGAAGGAGAAACATTTAATGATGCTTATGAACATGCTTTAAAAGTTCAAAAAGAAAACGATTATGTATTTTTACATGCATTTGATGATGATGAAATAATAGCTGGGCAAGGTACTATAGGTCTTGAAATATTTGAAGATTTAGAAAATGTAGATGTTGTATTATGCCCTGTAGGTGGTGGAGGAATAATGGGTGGTATCGCCGTTGCTCTTAAAACATTAAAACCTAATGTTAAATTAATAGGAGTAGAAGCTGCTAACATGCCATCAATGAAAAAAGCATTAGAAAATAATGGACCACTACTTGTAACAGGACCTCAAACTATAGCAGATGGTATAGCAGTAGGGCGTGTTGGTAATAGAACTCATGAAATTTTTAAAGATTTAATAGATGATATAGTAATAGTAGATGAAGATGAAATAGCTCAAGCTATTTTATTCTTGATGGAAAAATCAAAAGTTGTAGCAGAAGGTGCTGGAGCTACTGCTCTTGCTGCTGTGCTTGCAAACAAGGTAGATGTAAAAGGATTAAATGTTGCCATAGTCATATCTGGTGGTAATATAGATATCACTAATATAGAAAAAATTGTAAATAGAGCTCAAATAATACAAAATAAGAGAGCTAAGCTAAATATATTAATTAAAGATATGGTTGGTGAGTTAAGTAAACTAACTAAAATCATTTCAGAAGAACACACAAATATCCTATACTTAAACCAAACAAGATATTCTAATAACTTAAAAATAAATGAACAATTATTAGAAATAGTTATTGAATGTGTAGATAGCAATCATCTTCAAGGGTTACTTAATAAATTAACAGAAAATAATTTTAAATACACACTTGTATAA
- a CDS encoding YolD-like family protein yields the protein MDRAKQFMPYSPLKGFYELIHEKEIIPQERMELSEEKYDELNCKINNIKKGDVLKIKWYKEKGYIETLGKVSNIDLETGFIVIIKEKINIEDIVEIEV from the coding sequence ATGGATAGAGCAAAACAATTTATGCCTTATTCACCGCTTAAAGGATTTTATGAATTAATACATGAAAAAGAAATAATCCCTCAGGAAAGAATGGAATTATCAGAGGAAAAATATGATGAACTTAACTGTAAAATTAATAATATTAAAAAAGGTGATGTTTTAAAAATTAAATGGTATAAAGAGAAGGGATATATAGAAACACTTGGTAAGGTTTCAAATATAGATTTAGAAACAGGATTTATAGTTATAATTAAAGAAAAGATAAATATAGAAGATATTGTAGAAATAGAAGTTTAA